Genomic DNA from Sphingomonas lacunae:
CATATCGACCACGCCAGCGGTGAAAGATGTGGGCGCCGACAATGTTCGTCATAGCCAGCGACCGCCCCCAAGACGGCCAAATGGCCGTGGTGTGATAATGGGTAGCCACACCAACTGCCGGAAAAGTCCGTCCGGCGAGGGCTTCAGCTGCAATACGGCTGGCTCTGGACCAGTTGGTCCGGCTCGGCGAGCGGGCCATCGCGCCGTCGCAGGCAAAGGTAAACTGGCAGACCAGAGGCCGTTGCGAGCCCTGGAACACCACACCACAAACGCTGCCAGGAAAGCTGGGATGGCGAACACGGTTGAGCACAACCTGCGCAACAGCACGCATTCCGTCATCAGATTCACTCGCAGCCTCATAATACAGAGCTGCAGTGAGACAATAATGCGCACGGGCGGTATCAGTGGCGGTTGCGCCGCGAAACACATAGCGGGTCGGCGGCGGACCAACATAGGCCTCCATCCGCATGGCGGCGGCATTGGCGGGTGGCAGAGCCGCTTCGCCGTCCCCGCCCGCCAGTTCGGCAACGGTCGGCAATGCAGTCGGATCCGGCAAATCGGGCGCAATTTCCCGGGCCGCGTCAAAGCTGGTTGCATTGACAAGCGACCATAGCTGCGCATCATAGGGTTTGAGTGTCACCGGCACTGACACGGAATAGGGTTCCGGGGAAAAGGGATTGCCCCAAAGCTGATGTGATCCCAGCAACAAAGCAGGTACCAACGCCATCCCGCCCAACAACAGCCAGCGGCGCGAACGGTGCACCCGGCCACCAGATCGCGGCGGGCGACCAAATGGGCGCGCGGTTCGCCCGTCAGCGGCTTTGCCAGAAGCCCAGTCATCCGGAT
This window encodes:
- a CDS encoding cell wall hydrolase — translated: MTAAIHPDDWASGKAADGRTARPFGRPPRSGGRVHRSRRWLLLGGMALVPALLLGSHQLWGNPFSPEPYSVSVPVTLKPYDAQLWSLVNATSFDAAREIAPDLPDPTALPTVAELAGGDGEAALPPANAAAMRMEAYVGPPPTRYVFRGATATDTARAHYCLTAALYYEAASESDDGMRAVAQVVLNRVRHPSFPGSVCGVVFQGSQRPLVCQFTFACDGAMARSPSRTNWSRASRIAAEALAGRTFPAVGVATHYHTTAIWPSWGRSLAMTNIVGAHIFHRWRGRYGTPAAFSRPYSGREPAPGPYLPIAAQLAARAGRNVPSAVVPGTVAAGVTPAMPAGAPAGAPDAATVAAINAARNVPVAGTAATAAAPVPAPINTPGFSQPPVPVAAQPAPSYADPRLNRSGTVREEWRDSGTNIRR